The Seleniivibrio woodruffii genome window below encodes:
- the gyrA gene encoding DNA gyrase subunit A, with the protein MEDKKRIVGISIEDSVKNSYLDYAMSVIVGRALPDVRDGLKPVHRRVLYSMSEMGVEYNKPYKKSARIVGDVIGKYHPHGDSAVYDTLVRMAQDFSLRYPLVDGQGNFGSVDGDSAAAMRYTEVRLSKIADELLSDLDKDTVDFSPNYDGSLDEPVVLPTRVPTLLINGTSGIAVGMATNIPPHNITEIITALDFMIDNENYTEEDILGIVKGPDFPTYGLIMGKKDIMNAYRTGRGSITIRSRIVIEETKSGKPVIIVREIPYQVNKASMIEKIAELVQEKKITGITDLRDESDKDGIRVVIELRKGENVDVVLNRLYKFTQMQTSFGFNMVALVDGKPHTLSLMRILQEFIKHRVTVVTRRTRFLLKKAEDRLHILEGLIKAVENIDEVIKTIKASKDTADAKRNLCEKFGFSDIQAQSILEMRLQKLTGLEIEKLQEEYQNTLKDIEYFRSILGNRHVMMSLIKEELDEVKAKYGDERRTEITADVQDFEDEDLIPNTEKVVTMSHQGYIKSTLLNSFTSQRRGGKGKTGAGSKEEDFIERIIVTTNHTRLMFFTNTGKVHYLKVYNLPEALKEAKGRHISNLLTLEPEEKIASVLPLPADIEGKYLFFATKDGVAKKTSLDEFSSGRSGIVAIKMRDGDEIIAADITTDEDHVIFTSRDGKTIQFSSQDVRSMGRSATGVRGMTLELRDYVVSMEVLTGDPYILSVTAGGYGKLTEREEYRVQTRGGKGVKLCRVSPKTGYVCGAKQVRPGDEVMLITKSGKTIRIDVAGISTMGRDTMGVKLMDIEEDNEIISFAVVKEGQDNGNSDGREDSGSEGESGAETEG; encoded by the coding sequence ATGGAAGATAAAAAACGTATTGTCGGAATATCGATAGAGGATTCCGTAAAAAACAGCTACCTTGATTATGCTATGAGCGTTATCGTGGGCAGGGCGCTTCCGGACGTTCGTGACGGTCTGAAACCCGTCCACCGCCGTGTGCTCTACTCCATGAGCGAAATGGGAGTTGAATACAACAAACCCTATAAAAAATCAGCCCGTATCGTGGGTGACGTTATCGGTAAGTATCACCCCCACGGCGACAGTGCGGTTTATGATACTCTTGTGCGTATGGCACAGGATTTCTCGCTGAGATATCCCCTTGTTGACGGTCAGGGTAACTTCGGTTCCGTTGACGGCGACAGTGCAGCGGCAATGAGATATACCGAGGTAAGGCTCTCAAAGATAGCCGACGAGCTTCTTTCCGATCTCGACAAAGACACGGTGGACTTCTCCCCCAACTACGACGGCTCCCTTGACGAACCCGTTGTTCTCCCCACCCGTGTCCCTACTCTGCTTATAAACGGAACCAGCGGTATTGCGGTGGGTATGGCTACAAACATTCCTCCCCACAACATAACTGAGATTATTACCGCTCTTGACTTCATGATAGACAACGAAAACTATACTGAAGAGGATATCCTCGGAATAGTTAAAGGCCCCGACTTCCCTACATACGGCCTTATCATGGGCAAAAAAGACATTATGAATGCCTACAGAACCGGACGAGGCTCAATCACCATCCGCTCAAGGATCGTTATTGAAGAGACTAAATCCGGCAAGCCTGTGATAATCGTTCGTGAGATCCCCTATCAGGTTAACAAGGCCTCAATGATAGAGAAGATCGCAGAACTTGTTCAGGAGAAGAAGATAACGGGAATCACTGACCTTCGTGACGAATCCGACAAGGACGGTATCAGGGTTGTAATCGAGCTTCGCAAAGGCGAAAACGTGGATGTTGTGCTCAACAGGCTTTATAAATTCACTCAGATGCAGACCTCTTTCGGTTTCAACATGGTTGCTCTGGTGGACGGAAAGCCCCACACACTCTCACTTATGCGCATTCTGCAGGAGTTCATCAAACACAGGGTGACAGTGGTTACCCGCAGAACCAGATTCCTGCTTAAAAAGGCTGAAGACAGACTTCATATCTTGGAAGGTCTGATCAAAGCCGTTGAAAACATTGATGAAGTCATCAAGACCATCAAAGCATCCAAAGACACAGCGGATGCTAAGAGAAATCTGTGCGAAAAATTCGGATTCTCCGATATTCAGGCTCAGTCCATCCTTGAGATGAGACTGCAGAAACTCACAGGCCTTGAGATTGAAAAACTTCAGGAAGAATATCAGAACACACTTAAAGATATCGAATATTTCAGAAGCATTCTGGGCAACAGACACGTTATGATGTCGCTTATCAAAGAAGAGCTGGACGAAGTGAAAGCTAAGTACGGTGATGAGAGACGCACTGAAATAACTGCTGACGTTCAGGATTTCGAAGACGAAGACCTTATTCCCAACACTGAGAAAGTTGTGACAATGTCACATCAGGGTTATATAAAGAGCACCCTGCTCAACTCCTTCACATCACAGAGAAGGGGCGGCAAAGGTAAGACCGGAGCCGGCAGCAAGGAAGAGGACTTCATTGAAAGGATAATCGTGACCACAAATCATACACGCCTGATGTTCTTTACAAACACAGGCAAGGTTCATTATCTGAAGGTCTACAACCTGCCCGAAGCGCTTAAAGAGGCGAAAGGCAGACATATTTCGAACCTTCTGACCCTTGAGCCTGAAGAGAAGATCGCAAGCGTGCTCCCCCTGCCTGCAGACATTGAAGGCAAGTATCTGTTCTTCGCCACAAAAGACGGCGTAGCCAAGAAAACAAGCCTCGATGAGTTCTCAAGCGGCAGAAGCGGGATCGTAGCTATCAAAATGCGTGACGGTGACGAGATCATCGCCGCAGACATTACAACTGACGAAGACCACGTTATCTTCACCAGCAGAGACGGAAAAACCATTCAGTTTTCATCTCAGGATGTCCGTTCTATGGGAAGAAGCGCAACAGGCGTCAGAGGCATGACCCTTGAACTCAGAGACTACGTTGTTTCTATGGAAGTTCTCACAGGAGATCCTTATATTCTCTCTGTAACTGCGGGCGGCTACGGCAAGCTCACCGAAAGAGAGGAATACAGAGTTCAGACCAGAGGCGGAAAAGGCGTTAAACTTTGCAGAGTAAGCCCCAAAACAGGCTATGTATGCGGAGCCAAGCAGGTTCGCCCCGGCGATGAGGTAATGCTGATAACCAAGTCAGGAAAAACAATCAGAATAGATGTCGCAGGCATATCCACAATGGGACGTGACACAATGGGTGTCAAACTTATGGATATCGAAGAGGACAACGAGATTATATCTTTTGCGGTAGTAAAGGAGGGACAGGATAATGGCAACAGTGATGGACGGGAAGATTCTGGCAGCGAAGGTGAGAGCGGAGCTGAAACAGAAGGTTGA
- the folD gene encoding bifunctional methylenetetrahydrofolate dehydrogenase/methenyltetrahydrofolate cyclohydrolase FolD, which produces MATVMDGKILAAKVRAELKQKVDGYKAKSGRVPGLAVVLVGEDPASQVYVRMKNKACEEAGYKSIVNRMPAETTTEELLAVVNEYNNDDTINGILVQLPLPKQIDEKKILYAIKPEKDVDGFHPFNVGLMNIGEETLFPCTPYGCMKFFEEYGIDTTGKNAVVIGRSNIVGKPMTSLLIKANCTVTVCHSKTKDIAGICRQADIIVAAIGKPEFVTADFVKEGAVVIDVGINRVDDKLVGDVAYEEVAKKASYITPVPGGVGPMTIAMLLANTMKAFEATL; this is translated from the coding sequence ATGGCAACAGTGATGGACGGGAAGATTCTGGCAGCGAAGGTGAGAGCGGAGCTGAAACAGAAGGTTGACGGATACAAGGCTAAATCGGGCAGAGTTCCCGGTCTGGCCGTGGTTCTGGTGGGTGAAGACCCCGCCAGCCAGGTTTATGTGAGAATGAAGAACAAGGCGTGTGAAGAGGCAGGCTACAAATCCATAGTGAACAGGATGCCCGCCGAAACCACCACGGAAGAGCTTCTGGCAGTGGTTAACGAGTATAATAATGATGATACAATCAACGGTATCCTCGTTCAGCTTCCTCTGCCCAAGCAGATAGACGAGAAGAAGATACTTTATGCTATCAAACCAGAGAAGGATGTGGACGGTTTCCATCCCTTCAACGTGGGTCTTATGAACATCGGCGAAGAGACTCTCTTCCCCTGTACTCCCTACGGATGTATGAAGTTCTTTGAGGAATACGGCATAGACACAACCGGCAAAAATGCAGTTGTTATAGGCAGAAGCAACATCGTGGGTAAACCCATGACCTCTCTGCTTATAAAAGCTAACTGCACTGTTACTGTATGCCACTCCAAAACAAAAGATATCGCAGGCATATGCCGTCAGGCCGACATAATTGTTGCGGCGATAGGCAAGCCTGAGTTTGTTACTGCAGATTTTGTTAAAGAGGGCGCAGTTGTTATCGACGTAGGTATCAACAGAGTGGACGACAAGCTTGTGGGCGACGTTGCGTATGAAGAGGTGGCAAAAAAAGCCAGCTATATAACGCCCGTTCCCGGCGGTGTGGGCCCCATGACCATCGCAATGCTTCTCGCCAACACAATGAAGGCTTTCGAGGCTACACTTTAA
- the mnmE gene encoding tRNA uridine-5-carboxymethylaminomethyl(34) synthesis GTPase MnmE, which translates to MNTIYAAISPLISSAIIAVRISGDKAVDVFKLLNGADTESIQPRHVYNLKYQGRVTDDVLAVFFKAPNSYTGEDVVEISFHGNPLIVAEAFKDFEEIGFVTAEPGEFTKRAFLNGKMDLTQAESVAELISSKTLQGIDYSYQQLKGSMRKEIEYIKDLFINALTIIEAHIDFPEEDIEDAHARIVFENLELLKAELKGILSSYDSHRIMRDGYRIAIAGKPNTGKSSLMNYLLKEDRAIVSDVAGTTRDYIESSFVLNGIPVSLVDTAGLRTTSDAVEQAGIIRTGEVIRDADLVLVLLDGSEPLDDEDRAVLESTIGLKRLVVVNKSDCPVQIQGVEYDCMVSVKDGNGMPELLNICAGLVSVADADRFGKAVMVTARQRGYFVRILDTVERLSGETEINFDIFEYELNSSLRLLSEITGLSYTEDILTNIFNNFCIGK; encoded by the coding sequence ATGAACACCATTTATGCGGCTATTAGCCCGTTGATCTCTTCTGCAATTATTGCCGTACGGATTTCGGGGGACAAAGCCGTTGACGTATTTAAACTTTTAAACGGGGCGGATACCGAAAGTATCCAGCCCCGTCATGTTTATAACCTTAAATATCAGGGGCGTGTCACTGATGACGTTCTCGCTGTATTTTTCAAGGCTCCTAACTCTTATACAGGCGAGGATGTTGTTGAAATATCTTTCCACGGCAACCCGCTTATAGTCGCAGAAGCATTCAAGGATTTTGAAGAAATAGGCTTTGTAACCGCCGAACCCGGTGAGTTCACTAAAAGAGCTTTCCTGAACGGCAAAATGGATCTGACACAGGCCGAATCCGTTGCCGAGCTTATCTCTTCAAAGACCCTTCAGGGCATAGACTATTCTTATCAACAGCTTAAAGGCTCCATGCGCAAAGAGATAGAGTATATAAAAGACCTGTTTATCAATGCTCTGACAATTATTGAGGCACATATCGATTTTCCTGAGGAAGATATTGAGGATGCCCATGCAAGGATAGTGTTTGAGAACCTTGAACTGCTGAAAGCGGAACTGAAAGGCATTCTGTCTTCATATGACAGCCACAGGATAATGCGTGACGGCTACAGAATAGCCATCGCAGGGAAACCTAACACAGGAAAATCATCCCTCATGAACTATCTGCTGAAAGAGGACAGAGCCATAGTGTCCGATGTGGCGGGTACTACACGGGACTATATTGAGTCCAGCTTTGTTCTGAACGGGATTCCGGTAAGTCTTGTGGATACAGCAGGGCTTCGCACAACATCTGATGCTGTTGAGCAGGCGGGAATAATACGCACAGGTGAGGTTATCCGTGATGCTGACCTTGTTCTGGTGCTTCTGGACGGTTCCGAACCTCTTGACGATGAGGACAGAGCTGTTCTTGAGAGCACAATTGGGCTTAAAAGACTGGTTGTTGTTAATAAGTCCGATTGTCCCGTGCAGATTCAGGGTGTCGAATATGATTGCATGGTGTCTGTGAAAGACGGAAACGGTATGCCGGAGCTTCTGAATATCTGTGCAGGACTTGTCAGCGTGGCTGATGCTGACAGATTTGGCAAGGCTGTAATGGTTACAGCACGCCAGAGAGGATATTTTGTACGAATCCTTGATACGGTTGAAAGGCTATCTGGAGAGACAGAGATTAATTTTGATATATTTGAGTACGAACTGAACAGTTCTCTTCGTCTCCTTTCGGAGATAACGGGGCTTTCATATACAGAAGATATTCTTACCAATATCTTCAATAACTTTTGTATTGGAAAATAA
- the mnmG gene encoding tRNA uridine-5-carboxymethylaminomethyl(34) synthesis enzyme MnmG — MLVYDKTYDVIVVGAGHAGCEAALASARMGAKTLLFTISVESLAQMSCNPAIGGLAKGNIVKDIDALGGEMAKNIDATGIQFRILNMKKGPAVRSSRAQADKELYRQRMLEVIMQEPMLDLKQGMVHEVSAENGKVCGVISDTGMLYRSEKVILTTGTFLKGLIHIGDKNYSAGRMNEFASIELVHSLHRIGFETKRLKTGTPARLDVNTIDFSKLEAQGGDTPPPPFSFETKEITLPQVPCWITYTNERTHEIIRENMHRSPLYAGVIQGVGPRYCPSIEDKVKKFPEKTRHQIFLEPEGLRSKEWYANGFSSSLPIDVQIAMYRSVEGLENVEFVRPAYAIEYDFVQPTALKPTLETKLISGLYFAGQLNGTSGYEEAAAQGLVAGINAVLAFDGKEPMILQRNESYIGVMCDDLVNKGVDEPYRMFSSRAEYRLWLREDNAEFRLIDKGYSYGLISKTRYDRFNAEKAEFEQELVRISGINVNPNKETNSSLEQFGFQIRTGVSAKELLRRPEMDYEKLKLLFGGVENPRVAEQVEIAVKYEGYLDKQQEEIDKFDKIEKIRIPDDMDFDSIQGLRKEYKDKLKAIRPETLGQAGRIQGMTPAAVSLLHVYIAGKK; from the coding sequence ATGTTAGTTTATGACAAAACGTATGATGTTATTGTTGTTGGTGCTGGACACGCAGGCTGTGAGGCGGCATTGGCCTCAGCCAGAATGGGAGCTAAAACGCTCCTTTTTACAATTTCTGTGGAGTCTCTGGCGCAAATGAGCTGTAACCCTGCCATCGGCGGGCTGGCTAAGGGAAATATTGTTAAAGATATTGATGCCCTTGGCGGTGAGATGGCGAAGAATATAGATGCGACCGGAATTCAGTTCAGAATATTGAATATGAAGAAAGGACCTGCAGTCAGAAGCAGCCGTGCGCAGGCGGATAAAGAGCTTTATCGCCAGAGAATGCTTGAGGTTATCATGCAGGAACCCATGCTCGACCTGAAACAGGGTATGGTACATGAAGTTTCTGCTGAGAATGGAAAAGTTTGCGGTGTTATCAGCGACACAGGAATGCTCTACAGGTCTGAAAAGGTCATTCTGACAACAGGAACTTTCCTTAAAGGGCTTATCCACATCGGAGATAAGAACTACTCAGCAGGCAGAATGAATGAGTTTGCATCAATCGAACTTGTCCACTCGCTCCATAGAATAGGATTTGAGACTAAAAGGCTGAAAACGGGCACTCCGGCCAGATTGGATGTCAATACTATAGACTTTTCAAAACTTGAAGCACAGGGCGGCGATACGCCCCCTCCCCCCTTCTCTTTTGAAACCAAAGAGATAACTCTTCCTCAGGTACCATGCTGGATAACCTATACTAATGAAAGAACCCACGAAATAATCAGAGAGAATATGCACCGCTCACCCCTTTATGCAGGTGTGATTCAGGGTGTCGGTCCCAGATATTGCCCTTCCATTGAGGATAAGGTAAAGAAATTCCCCGAAAAGACTCGCCATCAGATTTTCCTTGAACCTGAAGGACTGAGGTCTAAAGAATGGTACGCAAACGGCTTTTCATCGTCGCTCCCTATCGATGTTCAGATAGCGATGTACAGAAGCGTTGAAGGCCTTGAAAACGTTGAGTTTGTTCGGCCGGCTTATGCAATTGAATATGACTTTGTTCAGCCTACTGCTCTGAAACCCACGCTGGAAACTAAACTTATCAGTGGTTTATATTTTGCAGGACAGTTGAACGGAACCAGCGGATATGAGGAGGCAGCGGCACAGGGGCTTGTAGCGGGAATAAACGCTGTACTCGCCTTCGACGGCAAAGAGCCTATGATTTTGCAGAGGAATGAAAGCTATATCGGAGTTATGTGTGACGACCTTGTGAATAAGGGAGTTGACGAACCTTACAGGATGTTCAGTTCCAGAGCTGAATACAGACTCTGGCTGCGAGAGGACAATGCGGAATTCCGCCTTATAGATAAAGGATATTCTTACGGCCTCATCAGCAAAACACGCTATGACCGCTTTAATGCAGAAAAAGCAGAGTTTGAGCAGGAGCTTGTAAGGATCTCAGGAATAAATGTTAATCCTAACAAGGAGACCAACAGCTCACTGGAGCAGTTCGGGTTCCAGATACGCACAGGTGTTTCTGCCAAAGAGCTTCTGAGAAGACCTGAGATGGATTACGAGAAACTGAAACTGCTTTTCGGCGGAGTGGAAAACCCCAGAGTTGCTGAACAGGTTGAGATAGCCGTCAAATATGAAGGATATCTGGACAAACAGCAGGAAGAGATAGATAAGTTTGACAAGATAGAAAAGATACGCATTCCGGATGATATGGATTTTGACAGCATTCAGGGACTGCGCAAAGAATATAAGGATAAACTGAAAGCGATCCGCCCCGAAACGCTGGGGCAGGCAGGAAGGATTCAAGGTATGACCCCTGCCGCAGTTTCGCTTTTACACGTTTATATAGCAGGGAAAAAATGA
- the rsmG gene encoding 16S rRNA (guanine(527)-N(7))-methyltransferase RsmG has product MIEQYFRFSESQLAKIEQFYNIHVNAVLNVTAIKDKEDFYRKHVLDSFLLFTERQRILKSPVCDIGTGGGFPGIILAIMYPHIKFTLVDSIAKKCKFVEDAARELGLNNVEVIVSRAENIKDRKFATILSRGVAKTAEILKYTEKLADKKTVWVLYKGENAEAELHASKIIIVKKHLEWENVRYDTPIQRTYTVLFNSDDDSRLF; this is encoded by the coding sequence ATGATTGAACAGTATTTCAGGTTCAGCGAAAGCCAACTGGCAAAGATAGAACAATTTTACAACATACATGTCAATGCAGTATTGAATGTTACCGCCATTAAAGATAAAGAGGATTTCTACAGAAAGCACGTGCTGGACAGTTTTCTGCTTTTTACAGAGAGACAGCGCATCCTTAAGTCGCCCGTTTGCGATATAGGAACCGGAGGCGGCTTTCCCGGCATAATACTGGCGATAATGTATCCTCACATAAAATTCACTCTGGTGGACAGCATTGCGAAGAAGTGCAAGTTCGTTGAAGATGCCGCCAGAGAGCTCGGACTTAATAATGTTGAAGTTATTGTGTCCAGAGCCGAAAATATAAAGGACAGGAAATTTGCCACCATCCTTTCAAGGGGTGTTGCCAAAACTGCTGAAATACTTAAATACACTGAAAAACTTGCGGACAAAAAGACTGTATGGGTTCTTTACAAAGGTGAGAACGCCGAGGCCGAACTGCACGCATCAAAGATAATAATAGTGAAAAAACATTTGGAGTGGGAAAATGTCAGATATGACACGCCGATTCAGAGGACATACACTGTTCTTTTTAATTCTGATGATGACAGCAGGCTGTTTTAG